Proteins encoded in a region of the Globicephala melas chromosome 1, mGloMel1.2, whole genome shotgun sequence genome:
- the RAB25 gene encoding ras-related protein Rab-25, with protein sequence MGNRNEEDYNFVFKVVLIGESGVGKTNLLSRFTRNEFSHDSRTTIGVEFSTRTVMLGTAAVKAQIWDTAGLERYRAITSAYYRGAVGALLVFDLTKHQTYAVVERWLKELYDHAEATIVVMLVGNKSDLSQAREVPTDEARMFAENNGLLFLETSALDSTNVELAFETVLKEIFAKVSKQRQNSTRTNALTLGSEPGPGEKRACCISL encoded by the exons GGCGAGTCAGGCGTGGGGAAGACCAATCTGCTATCCCGATTCACTCGCAATGAGTTCAGCCACGACAGCCGTACCACCATCGGGGTTGAGTTCTCCACCCGCACTGTCATGCTGGGCACCGCCGCTGTCAAGGCTCAGATCTGGGACACGGCTGGCCTGGAGCGGTATCGAGCCATCACCTCGGC GTACTATCGTGGTGCGGTGGGGGCCCTACTGGTGTTTGACCTAACCAAGCACCAGACCTATGCCGTGGTGGAGCGCTGGCTGAAGGAGCTCTACGACCACGCCGAGGCCACGATCGTCGTCATGCTCGTTGGTAACAAGAGTGACCTCAGCCAGGCCCGAGAGGTGCCTACTGACGAGGCCCGCATGTTCGCTG AAAACAATGGGCTGCTATTCTTGGAGACCTCGGCCCTGGATTCCACCAACGTTGAGCTGgcctttgagactgtcctcaaag AGATCTTCGCCAAGGTGTCCAAGCAGAGGCAGAACAGCACCCGGACCAATGCCCTCACCCTGGGCAGTGAGCCGGGCCCTGGTGAGAAGAGGGCCTGTTGCATCAGCCTCTGA